One part of the Rutidosis leptorrhynchoides isolate AG116_Rl617_1_P2 chromosome 1, CSIRO_AGI_Rlap_v1, whole genome shotgun sequence genome encodes these proteins:
- the LOC139849876 gene encoding secreted RxLR effector protein 161-like, with protein sequence MRIIRYLKKTADHGVIFKIHGHLKTQIYTDASWAGEKGDRRSTSGFFTLVGGNLVAWKSKKQKVVSLSSAESEFRGIAKGVVEALWIKKLLTEIGFPPKEVIQILCDNEAAIAISENPVQHD encoded by the coding sequence atgagaatcatcagatatttgAAGAAAACAGCGGATCATGGAGTTATTTTTAAGATACATGGACACCTAAAGACTCAGATATATACAGATGCGAGCtgggctggagaaaaaggggaTAGAAGATCTACATCTGGATTCTTCACACTTGTCGGAGGAAATCTAGTTGCATGGAAgagtaagaaacaaaaggttgtatCACTCTCAAGTGCCGAGTCAGAATTTAGAGGAATAGCAAAAGGAGTAGTTGAAGCCTTATGGATCAAGAAGTTGTTGACAGAAATAGGATTCCCTCCAAAAGAAGTTATTCAAATCTTATGCGACAATGAGGCAGCCATTGCCATTTCAGAGAACCCAGTTCAACATGACTGA